AACCGTCCTTGTGATCCCAAGCCAGAGCGCACCTCCGGATTAGACTGTTGATTGAAGGCTTTTCCAGGCAGCACCCCACGTTAGGGCAAAGCGACAGCAGATCCTAGTGCCTGCACCGCGTAGAGCGGGCGAAATTCTAGTGCAGTGCCTCTAAACGCCACAAGGTGGGGAAGACCTCCGTGCGTGAAAAATATGATTCCCTACTACACCATGGCTAGTCCCAGAAACCACCATCTGAATGAATGATTTGACCAGTAAGTAATCCATTCGGCATCATCACTCGCAAGAAATGCGATTAACTTGGCCGCATCACGCGGTTCCCCAAGTCTACCCATCGGGAATTTAGGCAATAACAATGTTTTCAGTTCATGACTCATCCACCCAGAGTCTGTCGGCCCAGGATCGACCGCATTCACCGTAATTTTGAGTGGAGCTAATTCGAGGGCGATGGATTTGGTAAAAGAGGATATCGCACCTTTCGTGGCCACGTATGCCAAATTGCCGGGTTCCGGGGACTTGTCTTGCCCTGATACCATGTTAATGATTCGCCCACCATGTTTACCCTCGATTTGACGAGCAAACTCTACAGCCAATAGACACGTTCCTCTGACGTTCACATGGTAATGCGCATCGAGAATGGCCGCCGTCATCGACCGAAAATCCACATCAACGGAATGTGTTGCATTGTTCACAAGAATCGATGGAGAGCCCAATTTCTTGTGAACTTCATGGAGGAGCAAACGGGGTGCATCGGGTTCCGACAAATCCAATTCCGTTGACTCACATCGCACGCCCGCACTACGGATCTCTTGCATCAGATGTTGTGACCACGCGACGTCCTCATCCATGAACCAGGGCATCTGGCGATCATATCTGGTCCAATGCGTGAAAAAGATATCAGCTCCGTTTCGGGCTAACTCACGACAAATGGCCGTGCCGATCCCGTTTACTCGGCTCGCACCGGTCACAATCGCAATCTTTTTGGTTAATCGTTGCATTTAAACATCCCCTTTGCGGAAATGCTGAACACGCACTATCAGAGATGGAGTGTGTTCACCCCATACAGAAAAAATAGCGACACCGGCATAGACATTCGCTTGGTGATCATAGTGCATCAACCCAGCGTTCCTATAATGGTAGAGAAAAAATATGAACACCATTGACCGTTCGATTCAAGAATTCAACTGTGCCCAGCCATTAAAGGATATCGTCCATTAAGGTTCCATGCTTTTTCCGCTCGCAAATTTTTGATGTCAAGCGATCAGATAAACACCAAAAAATGGCGTGA
The Sulfobacillus thermosulfidooxidans DNA segment above includes these coding regions:
- a CDS encoding SDR family oxidoreductase, yielding MQRLTKKIAIVTGASRVNGIGTAICRELARNGADIFFTHWTRYDRQMPWFMDEDVAWSQHLMQEIRSAGVRCESTELDLSEPDAPRLLLHEVHKKLGSPSILVNNATHSVDVDFRSMTAAILDAHYHVNVRGTCLLAVEFARQIEGKHGGRIINMVSGQDKSPEPGNLAYVATKGAISSFTKSIALELAPLKITVNAVDPGPTDSGWMSHELKTLLLPKFPMGRLGEPRDAAKLIAFLASDDAEWITYWSNHSFRWWFLGLAMV